In Nocardioides sp. zg-1228, a single window of DNA contains:
- a CDS encoding GPP34 family phosphoprotein — protein MLICEELFLLLRRDDGKPESAMAHRGYGLAAAIVTDLVVAERITLSDDKDPRMTVLVPGPVGHPALDAAMARLEQKDGKKLSSLVTDGKLAVEREVAVALEAAGTIDIEEKRALGLVPEKYPVRDPEPERRVRERLRAVLLGSTPTPADASLLCILQGLEVAPKVLEDESGALGRKDLKRRIAEISTDVVAGEAVAKAVAAMNVAMMTAVVVPIVVTSGN, from the coding sequence ATGTTGATCTGCGAGGAGCTGTTCCTGCTGCTGCGACGCGACGACGGCAAGCCCGAGAGCGCCATGGCGCACCGGGGCTACGGCCTGGCCGCGGCCATCGTCACCGACCTGGTGGTCGCGGAGCGGATCACCCTGAGCGACGACAAGGACCCCCGGATGACGGTGCTCGTGCCGGGACCGGTCGGGCACCCGGCGCTCGACGCGGCGATGGCGCGCCTGGAGCAGAAGGACGGCAAGAAGCTGTCGTCGCTGGTGACCGACGGCAAGCTCGCCGTCGAGCGCGAGGTGGCGGTGGCACTCGAGGCGGCCGGGACGATCGACATCGAGGAGAAGCGCGCGCTCGGCCTGGTGCCGGAGAAGTACCCCGTGCGCGATCCCGAGCCGGAGCGACGGGTCCGCGAGCGGCTGCGTGCGGTCCTGCTGGGCAGCACCCCGACGCCCGCCGACGCGAGCCTGCTCTGCATCCTGCAGGGTCTCGAGGTGGCGCCGAAGGTGCTCGAGGACGAGTCGGGGGCCCTGGGCAGGAAGGACCTCAAGCGGCGCATCGCGGAGATCTCCACCGACGTCGTCGCCGGCGAGGCGGTGGCGAAGGCCGTGGCGGCGATGAACGTGGCCATGATGACCGCCGTCGTCGTGCCGATCGTGGTGACGAGCGGCAACTGA